The proteins below come from a single Deinococcus fonticola genomic window:
- a CDS encoding c-type cytochrome encodes MKKWILAATALSFLTFASAAPSAAAGKKVFDANCAACHGDKAQGAIGPSLKDASKWKYDLFKRALKQGKDDKGVPLKAMMPKFPKLSDADMKSLQLHLKAVTK; translated from the coding sequence ATGAAAAAATGGATTCTGGCCGCCACCGCCCTGAGCTTCCTGACCTTCGCCAGCGCGGCTCCCAGCGCCGCCGCCGGCAAAAAAGTCTTTGACGCCAACTGCGCCGCCTGCCACGGTGACAAAGCCCAGGGCGCCATCGGCCCCAGCCTCAAGGACGCCAGCAAGTGGAAGTACGACCTCTTCAAACGCGCCCTGAAGCAGGGCAAAGACGACAAGGGCGTTCCCCTGAAAGCCATGATGCCCAAGTTCCCGAAACTCAGCGACGCCGATATGAAAAGCCTCCAGCTGCACCTGAAAGCCGTCACGAAGTAA